Within Lolium rigidum isolate FL_2022 chromosome 5, APGP_CSIRO_Lrig_0.1, whole genome shotgun sequence, the genomic segment CAGATGAGGAGTCCAAGTCACACTTTGACATTAAAATTctggacaaactgactcagacttGGTATTATACTTTgccattttatttttttgctctCTGCTTGTTATTTCCTTACATCTTAGTACATAGTCATTCTGACTATTGGTCTCATGGCAGGGTTGTGCCGACAGTACTTGGGGCTCAGCCTCCATCTAGGTCGCACTCAGCAATTCTTGTAAATGATGAGAAGATATTGGTTGTTGAGAAGGGTGTTTCATTGAATGATTCCATCTGGTTCCTTGAGGTAAAGAATACTAAATTGACAAAGAATTTCTTGTCCTTGTTGGCCTTTCTAGTGTCAATATTTAAAGAATATGGTGGCTGGATTTATTCACCATTTTCAAGGTGGACCTGCTAAGTACCAATTAAAATTGAAACTGAATCACAAAGTTAGACTGAACAATAGGTCAATTTTATTGGTGTTTTCTCACCATGCAACGGCGTTCATTCTGTACTTTTATTATTTACTTCTTCCTCTAAACTTACTGGTAACCGAGAATTTTATTAATGGCACCATGGTAACTGGAATTTTCCACTCAGCCCATTTGTCGTTCCGCAAAAGCAGGATCCCACACAAACACATGAAGTGATGTTCCATATTTTTTTGTGTGAAGTGTCCCATAGTTTAATGTCTTCTTGCGTATAATTGCCTGTTATTTCCTTCTCCGTAATTCATCTTTCTGAGCCCACCCTCTTTTTGCTTTACATTTCAGATAGATACCCCCTTCGTTAAACAACAGCGGAAAATCAAGGGTTCCGAAGTTGTTTCCTGGAGCAAGGGAGTACTTGGCACTGCACACAAGCCTGTTGTGATTAGTGGGCCTTCTGGTGTTGGTAAAGGGACATTAATAGCAAAATTGATGAAAGAGTACCCATCAAAGTTTGGGTTTTCTGTTAGCCACACTACAAGATCTCCAAGGGTGAAGGAAATAGATGGAGTTCACTACCATTTTGCCGAACGAAGCAAGATGGAACAAGATATAAGTGAGGGAAAATTTCTTGAATTTGCTCACGTTCATGGAAATCTCTATGGCACGAGTATTGAAGCAGTTGAATCTGTTACTGATGAGGGGAAGGTAAAATTACTATCACTTTTTATTCTAGTTTCTGAAAGGTGAGTTATTCATCTTCCCATTGTTTTCATTGAAGAGGTGTATTCTCGATATTGATGTCCAAGGAGCTCGATCTGTGAGGGCTTCTTCTCTTgaagcaatattcatctttgtatGCCCTCCGTCATTTGAGGAACTAGAGCAGCGCCTTCGCGCACGGTATATTTGTAGATTATAAAATGCATTGATAGCTAAGCTCATGAGAATGATAATTCTGTTACACCTTATAAAGCGAGAAGAGATGTTTGATTTATATTCTGGTCAATTGGTTATACAGGGGTACAGAAACAGAGGAGCAAATTCAGAAACGACTGAAAAATGCTCGTGCTGAGCTTGATCAGTCCAACTCTCCAGGTCTTTTTGATCATCTTTTGGTAAATGATGACCTTGAAACATGCTACGAGAATTTGAAGGTACATACATATCTCACTGGTTACATAAGCTTTCCTTGCCTTCAGAGTTATTTGAGTGCAAGACAATGTCATGCCCCCCTTTTCCTTTTAATAAATCGTTATTGCAACCTGCAGAAGTTGCTTTCCCTGGATGATGAACATGAAGATTCAGAGGATTGTTGTAAGTTGCATGAACTTCTTGTTTCCAATGTATTTACGAATGCTTCAGCGTGTCAGTTTTAATGTTAAACCCTGCTGTGTCTCAGGCATCAAGGATGGTGCAGCAACTGCATGTTATTCAATTCTATCCAAAACAGAGTCAGAAATTTTGTTGCAATCTGACATTGGTGAATTAGAAAAAGGATCTGCAAATTTGTAAGTCATCTTGCTCTTTATTTTCACGTAACGCCAAAGCTATTAACGGATGATATGATTCTTACTCTTGCATATCGGAATTTTTATTTCGACAGGCTAGCGCTGGACTTGTCCTCTCTTACAGGAGGCGCTCCAGGACGAACAAGGGGTCTTAAGATACAGCCAGTTAACCCAATTGCCAATGGTTTGAAGGCCATTAGATGACCCGAGATATTCTTACAAACGATGTCGCAGAAGCGTCGACTGATGATTTTTTCAGTTAGTGAGATGAAAGCTTCATAAACATCTTAGTTAGGGGGAAAAAGGAAACACAAAGTGGGATTCATTTCCATTTGTCATTTGTTTGCCACCTGATGCACTTCGTTAGTTCTTTGTACCAGAATGGGGTGAAATCATAAGGGAGATTGTACCTTATTGGTGAGGGGTCGTATACTTCATTGTGTACCTTATATTTTGTTCGTTGAAAAATATGATGAAAGGCGTACCTGAATCATGTTTGTCAGTCAAAATGAGCAGTTCGTTTGATGCTATTATTCTTAAGCCAATTGCTTCACACGCATGCCTGCTGCTATCTGTAAGAATCTAATACTCTCCAAAACAGGTTTTATCTATCTTGAGGAATTTTGTCACTTATCTTAGGAATTTTGCTTTTCGGATTACAGGACTGGAAGTACCAAACAGATGACTGCAAGCAAAAAACGAAGGCAAAGTGATTCGGTACATTAGTATGAAAAAAAGAGGTCCCGGTGGATTCTGAAATTCCTGCATAATTTAAGGCACAGGAAACCAAACCACAAGGTACTATGAACGTCCTAAGAATTAAAATCCTACAGAAACTCGCAGGGATGGCCTAAATTTGACTTGATTTTGCGCCGCACACAAGTCAGTCGCAAAAAAAGCAGAGGCTGCTGCTGGTCTGGAGCTAGAATCTGAAGACGTCGTTGCCGATCTGAAGACATTTGACGCGATGCCAAGGAGGAATATTTAGATGGTCCAACAGAGGCCAGGTGTATGTTCATGGAAAATGACGCACGCCAGCCACGAACTTCCCCCGAGATTGTGACTTTACATTGCTGGAAATTGGGTGAATCTAGACTTCCAGAGTTCTAGTCACGTCTACTTTATGTTCTTTTTAGATTCTCAGAGAGACATCCTCTCGGTTCCATTCATATAGCATAAACGAAACTAGTGTTCACCCAAAAGATGTGTATATGTGCTAGTGACATAGCGACAGCTGGGAAACTATTGCAAACTCTGTAATCTGATGTAGCAGTCGTGTTGTGTGGGTATGAACGAGTGCGTCCCCACGTATACACGGAAAGTTTGACCAATGTGCGGTTGGGTGTTGGGCAGGATGAAGTCGAGGAGGGTCAGCTTGGCGTGCATCCAGCACCGGGTAGAGCAGCTCCGCCATGCCCCACGGGCCACGGCAACGTCAATGGGTTGATTGGTTGCTCATAACTTTTGCTTGCATCTATGAAACATGGCTCCATGGATGCTGTCCGGGTTAATGCAACCTTTATTCCACGTtgtgcaagtttttttttttttgacaatcaataccacatatattcataataacaaatagtacatggtagagatacacgagctgtctccagcgattacaaaataaagtctaaaagatactagcaaatcttcgaggtcttcaaactctttcttcttccaagacataatcttgtacttttctgaaggcagccaaagatggaTAACAAACCATaacctgtaaataccaacgaaggttctcccataattttaatttgagccgcaatgctaaggctgcgtgcacgcgcgcaaccattaaagtagttaatcaacatcggcaagagtaccaacaccagtatgtcaggtaataaaaaccgatctgccttgtcgacgttgatgaagagccgagaatacgaatcaccattgtcgaggacgtagcaaccgggacaagaactgcgaggataatcctcctcgcggcaaccatgagaaaagatccaagatcgatcGGCGAAGTAAGATCCgaacacccatacctagataattgtaatctttcggcaccaccattgacgtcgggaaagagatctcgtcgtcgaacgaaaggccgaagatcacttattgcagacgatgccatctccattgcggggaaaccaacaagaaaacggcgagcaaaaacctaacatagactactaaaaagactacttttattgaaaactcca encodes:
- the LOC124652742 gene encoding guanylate kinase 1-like; the protein is MGEEAPEFRVESITLEPKDRHQNAVQVGNKTYVIGRSDEESKSHFDIKILDKLTQTWVVPTVLGAQPPSRSHSAILVNDEKILVVEKGVSLNDSIWFLEIDTPFVKQQRKIKGSEVVSWSKGVLGTAHKPVVISGPSGVGKGTLIAKLMKEYPSKFGFSVSHTTRSPRVKEIDGVHYHFAERSKMEQDISEGKFLEFAHVHGNLYGTSIEAVESVTDEGKRCILDIDVQGARSVRASSLEAIFIFVCPPSFEELEQRLRARGTETEEQIQKRLKNARAELDQSNSPGLFDHLLVNDDLETCYENLKKLLSLDDEHEDSEDCCIKDGAATACYSILSKTESEILLQSDIGELEKGSANLLALDLSSLTGGAPGRTRGLKIQPVNPIANGLKAIR